A part of bacterium genomic DNA contains:
- the def gene encoding peptide deformylase has translation MARPAGVNRRVVLYGNPVLRTKSRLIEKLTPELIQFLEDLKVSMFTQDGLGLAANQLAEPVAVFTINPLAADVDHEAYCLINPRVVATEGLVEAEEGCLSLPGLYDFLPRPEFVRMAGLDEELRPITVEGTRLLARAMLHELEHLDGVLFIDHLSDARRKLISTKLKELENREREQCG, from the coding sequence ATGGCCAGGCCGGCTGGGGTGAATCGCCGAGTCGTACTCTACGGCAACCCCGTACTGCGAACGAAGTCGCGTCTGATCGAAAAGCTGACGCCGGAGCTCATCCAGTTCCTTGAGGACCTGAAGGTCAGCATGTTCACGCAGGACGGCCTCGGCCTTGCCGCCAACCAGCTTGCGGAGCCGGTTGCGGTCTTCACCATCAACCCGCTTGCCGCCGACGTCGACCATGAAGCCTACTGTCTCATCAACCCCCGGGTCGTGGCGACCGAAGGACTGGTCGAGGCTGAAGAGGGCTGTCTCTCCCTGCCGGGTTTGTACGATTTCCTGCCCCGGCCCGAGTTCGTCCGGATGGCAGGACTGGACGAAGAACTGCGGCCGATTACCGTCGAAGGCACGAGGCTCCTCGCCCGCGCAATGCTGCACGAGCTCGAGCACCTCGACGGCGTCCTGTTCATCGACCACCTGAGCGATGCCCGACGCAAGCTCATCAGCAC
- the yajC gene encoding preprotein translocase subunit YajC, producing MFGIAFAQTPAPAAAAPAAGGGMNSMLGFLPIILIFAVLYFLMILPQQRRQKKHSQMLEQIKRGDRVVLGAGIHGIVSNVKEQTFLVKVAENTELEIDKSAVSYKFGAEK from the coding sequence ATGTTCGGAATCGCCTTCGCCCAGACCCCGGCCCCGGCTGCGGCCGCACCTGCTGCCGGCGGCGGCATGAACTCGATGCTCGGCTTCCTGCCGATAATCCTGATATTCGCGGTGCTCTACTTCCTGATGATACTGCCTCAGCAGCGTCGCCAGAAGAAGCACTCGCAGATGCTGGAGCAGATCAAGCGCGGGGACCGCGTGGTGCTGGGAGCCGGCATCCACGGCATCGTGTCCAACGTGAAGGAACAGACCTTCCTGGTCAAGGTCGCTGAGAACACCGAGCTCGAAATCGACAAGAGCGCGGTAAGCTACAAGTTCGGAGCTGAGAAATAG
- the nadD gene encoding nicotinate-nucleotide adenylyltransferase produces the protein MRPRLGVFGGSFNPIHFGHLLAVDEVGRQLRLDRVLFVPAARPPHKREPLAAYRHRLEMTRLAVEGERGFELCRIEEHRPGPSYTADTLIELRSLHPDAALFLIVGSDQYREVSTWHRPDLLTRLARIVVMSRPGVERPPLCPGHDPRRVLFRAIIPVGISAAAIRARLAKGHSVRYMLPVRVNAYVKRHRLYRRPSRG, from the coding sequence GTGCGGCCCCGGCTCGGCGTGTTCGGTGGGTCTTTCAATCCGATTCACTTCGGACATCTGCTGGCGGTCGACGAAGTCGGTCGGCAACTGCGGCTGGACCGGGTGCTGTTCGTGCCGGCCGCCCGTCCGCCGCACAAGCGCGAACCACTTGCTGCCTATCGCCACCGGCTGGAAATGACGCGGCTTGCCGTCGAGGGCGAACGCGGGTTCGAGCTGTGCCGGATTGAAGAGCATCGGCCCGGCCCCTCCTACACTGCTGACACGCTGATCGAGCTCCGGTCGCTTCACCCTGACGCCGCGCTGTTCCTGATCGTCGGCTCCGACCAGTATCGGGAAGTGTCAACCTGGCACCGGCCCGACCTGCTCACCCGCCTCGCCCGGATCGTGGTAATGAGCCGGCCGGGCGTGGAACGCCCCCCCTTGTGTCCCGGGCACGACCCGAGACGGGTGCTGTTCCGCGCAATCATCCCGGTCGGAATCTCGGCCGCGGCAATCCGGGCAAGGCTTGCCAAAGGCCATTCTGTCCGGTATATGTTACCTGTGAGAGTGAACGCTTATGTGAAGCGGCACCGGCTGTACCGACGCCCGTCACGTGGTTGA
- the bamD gene encoding outer membrane protein assembly factor BamD has product MMRLRRLMFLLLALAATGCPKRAQLPPIPQDAQQAIDQAVGDMEAKRYSKAEDQFTFIIFNFAGSRQASDAQYYLAESYFRSKDYVDAQNEFDFYLKSFPNSRFQEDATYKLAVSYLRSAPGPIRDQTRTLKARETIDQFLETFPDSPLRGQVEQLRGEIGERLALREFDAARIYYTSGEYKSALVYYNHVNDSFPAQRWPGVEKYRFANCLLETGDTTKARAMLSELVTGECEPAVKKLARAILGRTS; this is encoded by the coding sequence ATGATGCGGCTTCGGCGACTCATGTTCCTTTTGCTTGCGCTTGCCGCTACCGGTTGCCCCAAGCGCGCGCAACTACCCCCCATTCCCCAGGACGCCCAGCAAGCCATTGACCAGGCGGTCGGTGACATGGAGGCGAAGCGGTACAGCAAGGCCGAAGACCAGTTCACCTTCATCATCTTCAACTTCGCCGGCTCGCGCCAGGCGTCGGACGCGCAGTACTACCTTGCCGAAAGCTACTTTCGAAGCAAGGACTACGTCGACGCCCAGAACGAGTTTGACTTCTACCTGAAGAGCTTCCCCAACAGCCGCTTCCAGGAGGATGCCACCTACAAGCTGGCGGTATCCTATCTGCGTTCGGCACCCGGGCCGATCCGCGACCAGACTCGGACGCTGAAGGCCCGCGAGACCATAGACCAGTTCCTGGAGACCTTCCCCGACTCGCCTCTTCGGGGTCAGGTTGAACAGCTGCGCGGCGAGATCGGCGAGCGGCTTGCACTCCGCGAATTCGACGCCGCGCGCATCTACTACACCTCGGGTGAGTACAAATCGGCGCTGGTCTACTACAACCACGTCAACGATAGCTTCCCCGCACAGCGTTGGCCCGGCGTTGAGAAGTACCGTTTCGCGAACTGCCTGCTCGAAACCGGAGACACCACCAAGGCCCGTGCCATGCTGAGCGAGCTCGTCACGGGCGAATGTGAACCTGCGGTCAAGAAGCTCGCCCGCGCCATCCTCGGTCGCACGAGCTGA
- a CDS encoding purine-nucleoside phosphorylase — MLKQQIAQSVQAIRTKTGFRPELGIILGTGIGKLAQEVKSEAVVPYEDIPFFPVPTVESHRGRLIFGSLNGRAVVVMQGRFHYYEGYDAQQITHPVRVMKELGINTLIVSNASGGVNPQLRAGEVAVITDHINLTGVNPLRGPNDDSLGPRFPHMTDCYDPTLVNLAVDVALTLGIRLHPAVYAWVTGPNLETAAEYRYIRAVGADVVGMSTVPEVIVARHAGLRVLGFSVITDMGLPDAMRPVELSHVLAMAAKAEPNLTAIVREVVRLA, encoded by the coding sequence ATGCTGAAGCAGCAGATAGCACAAAGCGTCCAGGCGATAAGAACTAAGACCGGTTTTCGGCCCGAACTCGGCATCATCCTCGGCACCGGAATCGGCAAACTGGCTCAGGAAGTGAAGTCCGAGGCTGTGGTTCCGTATGAAGACATCCCATTCTTCCCTGTCCCTACGGTCGAGAGCCACCGCGGCCGTCTCATATTCGGCAGCCTGAACGGTCGGGCTGTAGTAGTCATGCAGGGCCGATTCCACTACTACGAAGGCTACGATGCACAGCAGATTACCCACCCGGTGCGGGTGATGAAGGAGCTGGGCATCAACACGCTGATCGTCTCCAACGCCTCCGGCGGGGTCAACCCGCAGTTACGAGCCGGCGAGGTCGCGGTCATCACCGACCACATCAACCTGACCGGGGTGAATCCGCTGCGCGGGCCGAATGACGACTCGCTCGGGCCCAGGTTCCCGCACATGACCGACTGCTACGATCCGACGCTCGTCAACCTGGCCGTGGATGTCGCGCTGACGCTCGGTATCCGGCTTCACCCCGCGGTCTATGCGTGGGTCACCGGCCCGAACCTCGAAACCGCGGCCGAGTACCGCTATATCCGTGCCGTCGGCGCCGACGTCGTCGGCATGTCCACCGTGCCTGAAGTCATCGTGGCCCGGCACGCCGGTCTGCGCGTGCTCGGGTTCTCGGTGATAACCGACATGGGACTACCCGACGCGATGCGGCCGGTTGAACTATCCCACGTGCTTGCCATGGCAGCCAAGGCCGAGCCCAACCTGACCGCGATTGTCAGGGAAGTTGTGAGGCTGGCATGA
- a CDS encoding DivIVA domain-containing protein, whose amino-acid sequence MAITPMDIRKKTFTAEKRGLAKAEVEEFIGELADEIENLRKERAQLTEKIAELTRHVEAYEKTEQLLKDTLVTAQKATNQLHEEAKKEAELVIQKAKLEAERIKHDAQEQIRNVGDELRALKAKRATLSDEVAGIARTYLAMAERMRDRTPNAEAADSTKRPGDKN is encoded by the coding sequence ATGGCTATCACACCCATGGACATCAGAAAGAAGACCTTCACGGCCGAGAAGCGCGGTCTGGCCAAGGCCGAGGTCGAGGAGTTCATCGGGGAACTCGCCGACGAGATTGAGAACCTGCGCAAAGAACGGGCCCAGCTCACTGAGAAGATAGCGGAACTCACGAGACACGTGGAGGCCTACGAGAAGACCGAGCAGTTGCTGAAGGACACATTGGTGACTGCACAGAAGGCGACCAACCAGCTTCACGAGGAAGCGAAGAAGGAAGCAGAGCTGGTCATCCAGAAGGCGAAACTCGAGGCCGAGCGTATCAAGCATGATGCGCAGGAGCAGATACGAAACGTCGGGGACGAACTGCGGGCGCTCAAGGCGAAGCGCGCGACCCTGAGCGACGAGGTTGCCGGCATTGCGCGGACCTACCTTGCGATGGCGGAACGAATGCGGGACAGGACACCCAATGCTGAAGCAGCAGATAGCACAAAGCGTCCAGGCGATAAGAACTAA
- a CDS encoding DUF3108 domain-containing protein, with the protein MLSVLAALAIVAVPGERFDYGLRYGPVNIGTLVLETLEPETVGTDNCWHFRADLELTRSFSWLFWASYRLETWCRAADMVTLRSYKRSREPHYRAEWTADYGPGDSVVTYSSGQTISIEPGARDLLSTWYYFRTLPLVPGDTVRTALHVDRHNYHLVAVARAAKTVSTPAGVFDCIAVVPNAGGPLGTVYLTDDEERIPVSIRTRVGGLVVSASLRSISNEEEP; encoded by the coding sequence ATGCTCTCCGTCCTTGCCGCGCTGGCCATCGTGGCCGTCCCGGGTGAGCGGTTCGACTACGGCCTGCGCTACGGTCCGGTCAACATCGGTACGCTCGTCCTTGAGACGCTTGAGCCGGAAACGGTCGGCACCGACAATTGCTGGCACTTCCGGGCCGACCTGGAATTAACGCGGTCGTTCTCCTGGTTGTTCTGGGCCAGCTACCGGCTGGAGACGTGGTGCCGGGCGGCCGACATGGTGACGCTACGGTCGTACAAACGGAGCCGGGAGCCTCATTACCGCGCTGAGTGGACTGCCGACTATGGCCCCGGCGATTCGGTCGTCACCTATTCGAGCGGCCAGACCATCTCAATCGAGCCGGGAGCCCGCGACCTGCTGTCGACCTGGTACTATTTCCGGACACTACCGCTCGTGCCCGGTGACACGGTGAGGACAGCGCTTCATGTAGACCGGCACAACTACCATCTGGTTGCGGTCGCCCGCGCGGCCAAGACCGTATCCACGCCCGCCGGGGTCTTTGACTGCATAGCGGTTGTCCCGAACGCGGGTGGTCCGCTGGGCACGGTGTACCTGACGGACGATGAAGAGCGCATACCAGTTTCCATTCGCACGAGGGTGGGAGGTCTGGTGGTGAGTGCGTCGCTTCGCTCAATATCAAATGAGGAGGAGCCTTGA
- a CDS encoding mannose-1-phosphate guanylyltransferase: MNLHAVILCGGRGERFWPKSRRGLPKQFITLFGRQSLTQETSARVLPLCPYGSQLFVAPAEFEPVLRRQLGHDANLVFEPMGRNTAPAIGLAAEYLAVKAPDATMLVLPADHLIEDRNAFLKAVRAGAKLAQRGLLVTFGVRPERPDTGYGYIQLGNRIAGEGQLTAHQVQAFKEKPSPARARAYLAAGEYVWNSGMFIWRVDAILSAFRTFMPDFHDELEEFGKSIGTRREKAALARLYRHSPSISIDYAVMEKADNVACVRGSFDWDDVGSWLALARHAKPDDSGNVANGRLVAKDSSRCIVDSDFGIVAALGVKDLVIVRAGDAVLVADKKRLGQIKQLIADIAALQDGRRFL, from the coding sequence TTGAATCTGCACGCGGTTATCCTGTGCGGCGGCAGGGGAGAACGGTTCTGGCCTAAGAGCCGCCGTGGACTGCCTAAGCAGTTCATAACGTTGTTCGGCCGGCAATCGCTGACTCAGGAGACCAGCGCGCGCGTCCTGCCGCTCTGTCCGTACGGTAGTCAGCTCTTTGTGGCGCCGGCCGAGTTCGAACCGGTGCTGCGTCGCCAGCTTGGGCATGACGCGAACCTTGTGTTTGAGCCGATGGGGCGTAATACAGCGCCTGCCATCGGCCTTGCCGCCGAGTACCTCGCGGTAAAGGCCCCGGACGCAACGATGCTGGTCCTGCCGGCCGACCACTTGATCGAGGACCGAAACGCTTTCCTGAAGGCAGTGCGGGCGGGGGCAAAACTGGCGCAGCGGGGATTGCTCGTTACATTCGGAGTCCGCCCGGAGCGGCCGGATACAGGGTACGGCTACATACAACTCGGTAACCGGATTGCGGGAGAAGGGCAACTGACTGCCCACCAGGTGCAGGCCTTCAAGGAGAAGCCCAGCCCGGCCAGAGCACGCGCATATCTCGCGGCCGGTGAGTATGTATGGAACAGCGGCATGTTCATCTGGCGCGTGGACGCAATCTTGTCCGCATTCCGGACGTTCATGCCCGACTTCCATGACGAATTGGAGGAGTTCGGCAAGTCCATCGGCACGCGTCGAGAGAAAGCGGCGCTTGCACGTCTGTACCGACATTCGCCGTCCATTTCGATCGACTACGCGGTGATGGAAAAGGCGGACAACGTCGCCTGCGTGCGCGGCTCGTTCGATTGGGACGACGTCGGGTCCTGGCTGGCTCTGGCCCGTCACGCGAAGCCCGACGATTCGGGTAATGTGGCCAACGGCCGGCTCGTCGCCAAGGACTCATCCCGCTGCATAGTTGACTCGGACTTTGGCATCGTAGCAGCCCTGGGCGTCAAGGACCTTGTCATCGTGCGCGCCGGAGATGCGGTGCTGGTTGCGGACAAGAAGCGACTAGGGCAGATCAAGCAGCTCATCGCCGACATCGCCGCCCTTCAAGATGGCCGCCGCTTCCTGTGA
- a CDS encoding XTP/dITP diphosphatase yields the protein MKLLLATRNRNKVVEMQRALEGTGWQVMLLSDVPGAPEVEEDGATFEENALKKARSAARFANLWTLAEDSGLEIDALGGEPGVRSARYAGEGASDADRIRKVLAQLVSVRDEQRMARFRCVMCVVEPCGDERCFEGRCEGRIAHCSRGSSGFGYDPIFIPEGYEQTFAELGLSVKSTISHRARALQQVIAFLRETEESRRPE from the coding sequence ATGAAACTCCTCCTCGCCACCCGCAACCGCAACAAAGTCGTCGAGATGCAGCGTGCGCTTGAAGGCACCGGATGGCAGGTGATGCTGCTATCGGATGTCCCAGGTGCGCCGGAAGTGGAAGAGGACGGAGCCACGTTCGAAGAGAATGCGCTCAAGAAGGCGCGCAGCGCGGCCCGGTTCGCCAACCTGTGGACGCTGGCTGAGGACTCCGGCCTGGAGATAGATGCGCTCGGGGGAGAGCCGGGAGTAAGGTCGGCCCGCTACGCGGGCGAAGGCGCGAGCGATGCCGACCGCATCCGGAAGGTTCTGGCCCAGCTCGTATCGGTCCGTGACGAACAACGCATGGCCCGGTTCCGCTGTGTGATGTGCGTCGTCGAACCATGCGGTGATGAGAGATGCTTCGAGGGTCGCTGCGAGGGTCGGATTGCCCATTGCTCACGTGGCTCGTCCGGGTTCGGATACGACCCGATATTCATCCCTGAAGGGTACGAGCAGACGTTTGCCGAACTCGGCCTGAGCGTCAAGAGCACAATCAGCCACCGCGCCCGCGCTCTACAGCAGGTGATTGCGTTTCTGCGCGAGACGGAGGAGAGCCGGAGACCTGAGTAA